AAGTCAAAGTCTTGTTGAAATGCTCCAGAAGAGAATGTTTGAAGAGATTGTGGTCCTACCTCACAGAGGAACATGAACATGCCCATGTGGAACTGCAGCAGTCTGGTGACGCTGAGCGCCCGTCTCTCGGTGCTGCCCAGCGGATCGAACAGCAGCTCTCGGCTCAATGCGCCCTTCCTCTCCTGGGTCCACACGTCAATCTCCTCCTGGCAGTAAGCAAACGTACAGTTCTCCCCATACTGGCACTCCTGACGCTCCTGCACCTCTGTAAGTCCAAGGAGGAGTAAGTTATTAAACAATTTTTGCAGTATTTCAAATCAGTTTGGCTGTTGGGGCTACAAAATAGatttttccacctttaaaatatattaaattgttGTATTAGTGATTTATACATGCCTTTACAGAGTACAAATGCCCCCAGGAAGTTGTTCCGTGCAGGCCGTGGCCGGATTCTCTTCCAAGTGGGATCATCTGTATTTTTGAGACGGCACAGCAGCACATCCCTTTTGCAGCGGTGCGCTGCCTCCGGCTGATACTTGTAGTCCATCACTCGTGGACCTGTGAGCAAGAGAAGATTAAATGATCCTGTAAAACAAGTAAGCAATGTGGCAAGATTGATGCAATACATTCTGTGAATGATGTTGCAATTCCAGTGCCTTTAATCAACTTGTTGTGCAGCATACATCCAAAACAATCAAGTGGGGCACTGTATAATAAGCACATGGAATACAACcgtatatttaaataatttaaaatagttagtttattttatttcataataaaaagTGGCAGTTTTCCCATCAAAAAGTGTAGCACAATACTAGTTAAATCCAGATAAATAAGTACAGACATATATTTAACCATAATCACTAATAACATCTGAGCAGCAAGTAAAACTACAACCATCACTACAAACCCAAACCAGTCAAATcaataagacaaaaacagacaccaacgccctaaaaaaacactaagaaaTACCACAGGATAAAAAATCTAACCAATAAAAGCAACCAGAATTGTAGTACGAACatttcatcatcatcgtcattaTCAGAATCAGGACCCAAGCATTCCATCACCAACAACAGCCTCGGCCACACCTGAGTTCAGTCTGTTACTTTTGACTGAGGAAAATCTGAAGCAGGAACCAGAGCAGACAAGGACAAGGGCAAGGACACTGACAGGTTggatttacctttttttatttaaatcacttATCTATTGTACAGGTCAGTGAGGTTATTTTGCCGAGAATGTTGCTACTGAGCTTCACTATTTTGGATGTGATATATTCTGTGTTCAACTATTGTATTCATAATAGGGATAGACCGATTCTTTGGTGCCGAtacggatttttttttttcatccgcCTTAGCCGATGACCGATACGGGCTGCCGATTTTCTTAAGCCAATATTTGGAGCCGATACTGATTTTGCTCACTCAACTTACATCATAAAATTGTAAACCCTGCAactctggatttgtttttggaatctGCTGTGCCGccagttctttaaaaataataaacaaaaacacagatcagtgtcacttctgcattCATCTTACATTCAAATGAACCAAATTATGTATGTAATGCGCATCCTATGGATGGGCACTGCAAATGGTTAACTGCGCAAGGGTAAGAAACTTTCATCAACATCTGCAACAAAGCCTTGATGATGCATTGATTGCTGGCATTTTATAAGACAGACATAATCAAGTCAGCACTAAATgtcctttgtcaacacattaagtaatttaagaaaacaataaacctgaaaagtagccattgaaataaagtgcttgatttgtaatttaagactgccaTGGTGCTAGTAGTGGAGGGGCAGGGCATGGTCTGCACGTAAACGCCAGcatctccagcaacacagagcaaAAAAACGGCCAACGCAGCAGCCGCATATCAATAAAACTGGTCGACCACTAATTCATAATGACTAAACATCCCTTGAAAACAATgattaaatatttcacatataATGCACACATTTTGTGTGCTAACAGAGACTACAATGCTATGAGATCCCAGGCGAGTAAGAGAAAGTCTGTAACATTAAACCAACCTATTCGGCTGTAACAGGCATGACAGGCCTGCCGAAACTCATGTGTTGCTGCCAGAGGATTCctggagagcagagagaggtTGGTTCCTGCTGGACCATTctgaagaagaaataaaggcTAATTAGCAGTGGTTATGGTCTATGGTTATGGTCAGAAATGGctgcaaattatttaaaaaactggCATGATTTACAGTAACATGTAAAATCAGTTTGTACTGCAAGAGATGATGTAATTGGGTGCGTTACTTACAGCATGTGCAGCACTGTGGTTGCGCAATCCAGGGATGAAGCTGTGACACACTCGTCCCCCTAAAGACCACAGACAAAAggacacacactgctgtcagaTCCCATAATGTAATGGTGCTGACTCACACTGTCTGCTGCTGACGCACATCTCAGGTTAAAGCCAAATCCCTAGGAACTGCACTCTGGTAACTAAGCAAGCGCAAGCTAACACACTGCAATgggtaaaaatgtgtgtatagttttataaaaaaatttttttacattgtaggCATGCTTCTAAttacaaaatcatttcagtAAACAACAGTACTGTGTGCAGAGCTGAAAGTCTCTATAGTCATATAGCAAAAATGGCATGATCCTCATTTCATAACGCCTCTGCAAAAATGTGACTGTGAAATTGGAAGTAGAATCATGCTCCTTCAATCCAAAGATCAAATATTTGAGTATACGGGGTCACCCCTTGTCTGAACCATAATGATAAAGATGAGCTTCATAACTTTTCCAATGATTGAAGTGTAAAATTGTCCAACATTATCTCTCACTAGCATCTTGTTCAACAACCAACATGCCAAGACAGCTCAGTCCAACATTAACAAAACTGCTTTCCCTAAATGAGATAAAAGCACATTAAGATATAGACTATTTGCTCACCAGGGAGAGTGTACTCAGACAATGAGTCCAGCCCACCAGTGGCAACTTCTGACTTTCCTTCTCCATCCGTGACCCCAGTGGGGAAGCCTCCCAGTGCGTCCTGCGCCTGGGTGGAGCCCTGGTCCCTCTGGGCCAGCGGCGAGTAGGGCTCCAAAGCGGGCATGTCATTGATGGAGGAGCCAAAGAAGGCTGGGTGAAGCTGGGAAGATGGGGCTGGAAGGTTCGCGGAGTAAGGAGGCCGAAGACCCACCGCAGTGTTAGGGAGGTTGGTGGGGATAGCACCCTGGACTGGACTCTGGACcaggagacaaacagagacaaagcaTTACTTCATGAAGAGGGAACTAAAGTCACCCTTACTAAAAACACATGTTGGTTGTGGATCAAACTCCGTCCTTCACTCACCTCACTCACTTTCTTGGGAATGCACTCCAGCAGGCTGTCTAACTCATCCTTGAGGACGCTGTTGCATTCATCAATGTGCTCCGACACAGGGACGGAGTACGGCATGGGAGGCAGGCCCTGGTTGCTGGGGCTCTCTGACAAGTCGGTGCATGGAGTCACAGGCGTTGCCGGGTCATCACTGACTGGGATGGGTGTGGCCAAAGGAGCAGGGATGCACTGCGCATTGGACACATCAGCtagaaaggaagaaaacagtGCTGGAGATAAGAAAATTATTATGGGAAACAAATGGAGGGCTGGGTAGGAGCAGAAATGCTCAGGTTGTGCCAGTTGGTCATACCTTGTCCCATGTCCCCCATGTCCCCCATGGATTCCAGCCCATTGGAGGACATctgaagaagaaggaaaaaaacaaaacattattagCCTCTCATTCAGTATTTAGCTCTACACTGCAACAACAGCACCCACCTCTCCTGAGGGTGGGGAAGTCTCCCCATGACTCTCCCCTTCTGTGGCTGTGGACTCCGTCTGTGGGCTTATGTAAGCCTTACGGCCCTTCAGGCCTAGTTTATTGGCCAGATCCTGAGCCAGGTCACTCACCTGCCTGTCCTGGTAAATGAATCACAAAAAGAAGTCCCAATTACCATTCACCTTAAGTTTGAGCTTTAATGAGAAGCACAATTTAGTCTAAATCATTAAATAAATCCTATCCATGACTTAATAGGTAtactgaaataaattattttattcaaaatatgcATTAACTAAAACACTCACCATCACTATGAACTAATTTCCTGAGATAATCTTTCATTTCAAACTTCATATTTAAATCACGTGGGGGAAAAGTCATTTGTAATcgtattttcattgttgatgaCATACGTGTGGTGCAGTGAGGAGACATTTGGTTCCACACTCGTAGGCCTCCCGGAGTCGTCCCAACTCTCTCAGGCAGATCGCTTTGCGGTACAAAGCTCTGCGACTGCCCTCCGACACACACAGTGCACTGTCACAGTCCTGAACACCGCGGTCATACTCCCTCTGAGATCGAGAAAACAGAGAtatacagaaagagaaaaggctATGGAATTTAAGAGCCATTTTacatggaacaaaaaaacag
This sequence is a window from Etheostoma cragini isolate CJK2018 chromosome 21, CSU_Ecrag_1.0, whole genome shotgun sequence. Protein-coding genes within it:
- the zc3h7bb gene encoding zinc finger CCCH domain-containing protein 7B isoform X1, whose product is MDHDRQKRREEIQKAMSFIQSSLPFPEPESYEAFLTQLVCNLLDEGNSCFRDGDCRQATQQYGEGISVARYAQAEALVIPHELLESLYVNRATACYQMREYDRGVQDCDSALCVSEGSRRALYRKAICLRELGRLREAYECGTKCLLTAPHDRQVSDLAQDLANKLGLKGRKAYISPQTESTATEGESHGETSPPSGEMSSNGLESMGDMGDMGQADVSNAQCIPAPLATPIPVSDDPATPVTPCTDLSESPSNQGLPPMPYSVPVSEHIDECNSVLKDELDSLLECIPKKVSESPVQGAIPTNLPNTAVGLRPPYSANLPAPSSQLHPAFFGSSINDMPALEPYSPLAQRDQGSTQAQDALGGFPTGVTDGEGKSEVATGGLDSLSEYTLPGGRVCHSFIPGLRNHSAAHANGPAGTNLSLLSRNPLAATHEFRQACHACYSRIGPRVMDYKYQPEAAHRCKRDVLLCRLKNTDDPTWKRIRPRPARNNFLGAFVLCKEVQERQECQYGENCTFAYCQEEIDVWTQERKGALSRELLFDPLGSTERRALSVTRLLQFHMGMFMFLCEECFDSKPRIISKRSKENLAVCSNLTARHPFDDNKCLVHVVRSANVRYSKVRPLHPLCQFDVCRHEVRYGCQREDSCSFAHSVIELKCWVLQQDTGITHEEMVQESKRHWQRLEQNAQKQQKPIHVPHPSSSIHAGGVGGMGGGGGGVGGDGISGGGVGPVGGLGVGGLGAGVGRGRPLNLKMKFVCGQCWREGQVNEPDKNLKYCTAKARHSWTKERRVLLVKSFEKKKWVVVRPLPFSRTYPQQYDMCVHVMKQKKCHYIGNCSFAHSLEERDVWTYMKNNSLRDMQQMYELWLQLTNQSRRTDSSTVTPPPEDKQVTITADYTESMGGRRSSDGDNL
- the zc3h7bb gene encoding zinc finger CCCH domain-containing protein 7B isoform X2, with product MDHDRQKRREEIQKAMSFIQSSLPFPEPESYEAFLTQLVCNLLDEGNSCFRDGDCRQATQQYGEGISVARYAQAEALVIPHELLESLYVNRATACYQMREYDRGVQDCDSALCVSEGSRRALYRKAICLRELGRLREAYECGTKCLLTAPHDRQVSDLAQDLANKLGLKGRKAYISPQTESTATEGESHGETSPPSGEMSSNGLESMGDMGDMGQADVSNAQCIPAPLATPIPVSDDPATPVTPCTDLSESPSNQGLPPMPYSVPVSEHIDECNSVLKDELDSLLECIPKKSPVQGAIPTNLPNTAVGLRPPYSANLPAPSSQLHPAFFGSSINDMPALEPYSPLAQRDQGSTQAQDALGGFPTGVTDGEGKSEVATGGLDSLSEYTLPGGRVCHSFIPGLRNHSAAHANGPAGTNLSLLSRNPLAATHEFRQACHACYSRIGPRVMDYKYQPEAAHRCKRDVLLCRLKNTDDPTWKRIRPRPARNNFLGAFVLCKEVQERQECQYGENCTFAYCQEEIDVWTQERKGALSRELLFDPLGSTERRALSVTRLLQFHMGMFMFLCEECFDSKPRIISKRSKENLAVCSNLTARHPFDDNKCLVHVVRSANVRYSKVRPLHPLCQFDVCRHEVRYGCQREDSCSFAHSVIELKCWVLQQDTGITHEEMVQESKRHWQRLEQNAQKQQKPIHVPHPSSSIHAGGVGGMGGGGGGVGGDGISGGGVGPVGGLGVGGLGAGVGRGRPLNLKMKFVCGQCWREGQVNEPDKNLKYCTAKARHSWTKERRVLLVKSFEKKKWVVVRPLPFSRTYPQQYDMCVHVMKQKKCHYIGNCSFAHSLEERDVWTYMKNNSLRDMQQMYELWLQLTNQSRRTDSSTVTPPPEDKQVTITADYTESMGGRRSSDGDNL